Proteins encoded in a region of the Solanum dulcamara chromosome 9, daSolDulc1.2, whole genome shotgun sequence genome:
- the LOC129903481 gene encoding probable BOI-related E3 ubiquitin-protein ligase 2, whose protein sequence is MALPHHHLQLHIQQQPHQQQQQSKSYRGMYNSMDGQISTPVAYFNGSNLPEQSQHPPYIPPFQVVGLAPGTADDGELDLQWNYGLEPKKKRPKEQDFLENNNSQISSVDLLQRRSVSTGLGLSLDNGRLASSGDSAFLGLVGDDIERELQRQDAEIDRYIKVQGDRLRQAILEKVQANQIQAITYVEEKVLQKLRERDAEVDDINKKNMELELQMEQLALEANAWQQRAKYNENLINTLKVNLQHVYAQSRDSKEGCGDSEVDDTASCCNGRATDLHLLCRDSKEMKELMTCRVCRTNEVCMLLLPCKHLCLCKECESKLSLCPLCQSTKYIGMEVYM, encoded by the exons ATGGCGCTTCCTCATCACCATCTCCAACTACACATTCAACAACAACCACATCAACAACAGCAACAGTCCAAATCTTACAG AGGTATGTATAACAGTATGGATGGTCAGATTTCAACCCCAGTTGCTTATTTTAACGGTTCAAATCTTCCTGAACAATCTCAACACCCTCCTTATATACCTCCCt TTCAAGTAGTGGGGTTAGCCCCTGGTACAGCTGATGATGGAGAGTTGGATTTGCAGTGGAATTATGGGTTGGAACCAAAGAAAAAGAGGCCTAAAGAGCAAGATTTTCTAGAGAATAATAACTCTCAAATATCTTCTGTTGATCTGTTGCAGCGGCGATCGGTGTCCACTGGCTTGGGGTTGTCTCTGGATAATGGACGTCTGGCTTCGTCTGGTGACTCAGCCTTTCTTGGGCTTGTGGGTGATGATATTGAGCGAGAATTGCAGAGACAAGATGCTGAGATTGATAGATACATCAAAGTTCAG GGTGACCGTTTAAGGCAAGCTATTTTGGAGAAGGTTCAAGCTAATCAGATTCAGGCTATCACCTATGTTGAAGAGAAGGTTCTTCAGAAACTTCGAGAAAGAGACGCAGAGGTTGATGATATCAACAAGAAAAACATGGAGCTTGAATTGCAGATGGAACAATTGGCTTTGGAAGCCAATGCTTGGCAACAACGTGCCAAATACAATGAAAACTTGATTAACACACTTAAGGTAAATCTACAACATGTTTATGCACAGAGCAGAGATAGTAAAGAAGGTTGTGGTGACAGTGAGGTAGATGACACAGCATCATGCTGTAATGGACGGGCCACAGATCTCCACCTGCTTTGCCGGGATAGCAAGGAAATGAAGGAGTTGATGACGTGTAGGGTCTGTAGAACCAATGAAGTTTGCATGCTATTGTTACCATGTAAGCATCTCTGCCTGTGTAAAGAGTGTGAAAGTAAGCTTAGTCTTTGTCCCTTGTGTCAGTCCACTAAGTATATAGGTATGGAAGTTTACATGTAG
- the LOC129903275 gene encoding uncharacterized protein LOC129903275 codes for MHTKTDSEDTSLAPSSPDNSRRPVYYVQSPSRDSHDGEKTTTSFHSTPVISPMGSPPHSHSSVGRHSRDSSSTRFSGSLKPGSRKILPNDAAAAGSRHHRKGQKPWKECDVIEEEGLLEDDRSSKSLPRRCYVLAFVVGFFILFSFFALILWGASRPQKPKITMRSIKFDRFGIQAGSDATGVATDMISMNATVKFLYRNTASFFGVHVTSSPLDLSFSELTIGSGAMKKFYQSRKSQRVVSVSVIGNKIPLYGGGASLSTPAGATPLPVPLKLNFKLRSRAYVLGKVVKPKFYKTIDCLLTLHPQKMNVAIPLKNCTYS; via the exons atgcacaCAAAAACTGATTCAGAAGATACGAGCTTGGCTCCTTCATCGCCGGATAATAGTCGCCGGCCGGTGTATTACGTTCAGAGTCCGTCACGTGATTCTCACGATGGCGAGAAGACAACGACGTCGTTTCACTCTACTCCTGTGATCAGTCCAATGGGTTCTCCTCCTCACTCTCACTCCTCCGTCGGCCGTCACTCCCGTGATTCCTCCTCCACTCGATTCTCTGGCTCCCTCAAGCCTGGATCCCGGAAGATTTTACCCAACGACGCCGCCGCAGCCGGCAGTCGCCACCATCGCAAAGGGCAGAAGCCCTGGAAGGAATGTGATGTTATTGAAGAAGAAGGGCTTCTTGAAGATGATAGATCGAGTAAATCTCTACCCCGCCGGTGCTATGTCCTTGCTTTTGTTGTTGGTTTCTTCATCCTTTTCTCCTTCTTTGCTCTCATTCTATGGGGTGCTAGTAGACCTCAGAAACCCAAAATTACCATGAGG AGTATTAAATTTGATCGATTTGGGATTCAAGCTGGTTCTGATGCTACAGGAGTAGCAACTGATATGATCTCCATGAATGCTACTGTGAAATTCCTTTACCGTAACACTGCATCTTTTTTTGGTGTACATGTCACATCATCCCCTCTTGATCTCTCATTTTCAGAACTCACAATTGGATCCGGAGCA ATGAAGAAATTCTACCAATCAAGAAAGAGCCAAAGAGTTGTATCTGTATCAGTGATAGGAAACAAGATCCCATTATATGGAGGTGGAGCAAGTTTGAGCACCCCAGCAGGGGCAACTCCATTGCCAGTGCCACTGAAATTGAACTTCAAGCTTAGATCAAGAGCTTATGTTTTAGGCAAAGTGGTGAAGCCCAAGTTCTACAAGACAATTGATTGTTTACTTACTCTTCATCCCCAGAAGATGAACGTTGCAATTCCACTAAAGAATTGTACCTACAGTTGA
- the LOC129903880 gene encoding subtilisin-like protease SBT3, producing the protein MANHIALCIWLLSIIQLAKSETYIIHMDLSAMPKVFSSHHSWYLTTLSSVSDSRTSSKDFLSSKLVYTYSNAINGFSASLSPSEIEAIKNSPGYVSSIKDMSVKIDTTHTSQFLGLNSESGVWPTPESDYGKDVIVGLVDTGIWPESRSYSDVGMNEVPSRWKGECESGTQFNSSLCNKKLIGARYFNKGLLANNPNLTISMDSARDTDGHGTHTSSTAAGSRVEGASFFGYATGTATGIAPKAHVAMYKALWKEGVFLSDILAAIDQAIADGVDVLSLSLGIDSLPLHEDPVAIAAFAALEKGIFVSTSAGNEGPYYETLHNGTPWVLTVAAGTVDREFIGTLTLGNGISVTGLSLYPGNSSSSESSISYVDCQDDKELQKNAHKIVVCIDRNDSVSEDVYNVRNSKVAGAVFITNSTDLEFYLQSEFPAVFLNFQEGDKVLKYVRSDSTPNAKIEFQVTRIGAKPAPKVASYSSRGPSPSCPIILKPDLMAPGALILASWPQQTPVTEVTSGKLFSNFNIISGTSMSCPHASGVAALLKGAHPEWSPAAIRSAMMTTAYVLDNTQSPIQDIGLKNAAASPLAMGAGHIDPNKALNPGLIYDATPQDYVDLLCALNFTSKQMQTITRSSSSTCSNPSLDLNYPSFIGYFNRNSSYSDPKRIQEFKRTVTNLQDGTSVYTAKLTPMDKFKVSVVPNKLVFKEKYEKQSYKLRIEGPTIMDDIVVDGSLSWVETGGKYIVISPIVATSIRVDPLSGHN; encoded by the exons ATGGCAAATCATATTGCCTTGTGTATTTGGTTGCTTTCTATAATTCAATTGGCAAAGTCAGAAACTTATATCATTCATATGGATTTGTCAGCCATGCCAAAAGTTTTTTCTAGCCATCATAGTTGGTACTTGACAACACTTTCTTCTGTATCAGATAGCAGGACAAGTAGCAAAGACTTCTTGTCCTCTAAACTAGTTTATACTTATAGTAATGCCATCAATGGTTTCAGTGCAAGTCTTTCTCCTTCTGAAATAGAAGCTATTAAGAATTCTCCGGGCTATGTTTCTTCGATTAAGGATATGTCGGTTAAAATTGACACAACTCACACATCCCAATTCCTTGGCCTCAACTCTGAGTCTGGTGTATGGCCTACACCAGAGTCCGATTATGGAAAAGATGTCATAGTTGGATTAGTTGACACCGGGATATGGCCTGAGAGTAGAAGTTATAGTGATGTTGGGATGAATGAAGTACCATCAAGatggaaaggagaatgtgaaaGTGGAACTCAGTTCAATTCCTCTTTGTGCAATAAGAAACTCATTGGCGCTCGTTACTTCAATAAAGGCCTACTTGCCAACAATCCGAATCTTACCATTTCTATGGATTCTGCTCGTGATACAGATGGACATGGGACTCACACTTCTTCCACGGCCGCTGGAAGTCGTGTAGAGGGTGCATCTTTTTTTGGCTATGCCACTGGAACAGCTACAGGCATAGCACCAAAGGCTCATGTGGCCATGTACAAGGCTCTATGGAAAGAAGGTGTATTCTTGTCTGATATTCTTGCAGCAATTGATCAAGCAATAGCAGATGGTGTAGATGTATTGTCCTTGTCATTAGGCATAGACTCGCTTCCACTACACGAAGACCCTGTTGCAATTGCCGCATTTGCTGCATTGGAGAAAGGTATATTTGTTTCCACCTCTGCAGGAAATGAAGGGCCTTATTATGAAACTTTGCACAATGGAACACCTTGGGTGCTCACTGTTGCTGCTGGCACAGTTGACCGCGAGTTTATTGGCACACTAACACTTGGAAATGGAATTTCGGTCACTGGCTTATCACTCTACCCGGGGAATTCTAGTTCAAGTGAAAGTTCAATTAGCTATGTTGATTGCCAAGATGATAAGGAACTGCAGAAAAATGCACACAAAATAGTGGTCTGTATTGACAGGAATGATTCAGTTAGCGAGGACGTCTACAATGTAAGAAATTCAAAAGTTGCTGGTGCAGTCTTCATAACTAATTCAACTGACTTGGAATTCTACCTCCAAAGTGAATTCCCAGCTGTGTTTTTGAACTTTCAAGAGGGTGATAAAGTTCTCAAGTACGTTAGGAGCGACTCTACACCTAACGCAAAGATTGAATTCCAAGTGACACGTATTGGTGCTAAACCAGCACCAAAAGTAGCTAGTTATAGCTCAAGAGGACCATCACCAAGCTGTCCTATAATTCTCAAGCCTGATCTCATGGCTCCTGGTGCCTTAATACTTGCTTCATGGCCACAACAAACACCGGTTACTGAAGTTACATCAGGAAAACTTTTTAGTAATTTCAACATTATATCAGGTACATCAATGTCATGTCCACATGCTTCTGGTGTAGCAGCACTTCTAAAAGGAGCACACCCTGAATGGAGCCCTGCAGCTATCCGATCCGCCATGATGACCACAGCCTACGTATTGGACAACACACAAAGCCCCATCCAAGACATAG GTTTGAAGAATGCTGCTGCTTCTCCTCTAGCTATGGGAGCTGGACATATCGATCCAAACAAGGCGCTAAATCCCGGACTCATCTATGATGCAACACCACAAGATTATGTTGATCTCCTCTGTGCTTTGAACTTCACATCCAAACAAATGCAAACCATCACAAGATCCTCCTCTTCTACTTGTTCCAACCCATCATTGGACTTAAACTATCCATCTTTCATTGGCTATTTCAACCGAAACAGCAGCTATTCGGATCCTAAAAGGATTCAAGAATTCAAAAGAACAGTAACTAACTTACAAGATGGTACATCAGTATACACAGCAAAGCTCACTCCAATGGATAAATTTAAAGTTAGTGTTGTACCAAATAAGTTGGTTTTCAAAGAGAAGTATGAAAAGCAAAGCTACAAGCTAAGAATAGAAGGTCCAACAATTATGGATGATATTGTGGTTGATGGTTCATTGAGTTGGGTGGAAACTGGAGgaaaatacatagtcataagtCCAATTGTTGCAACAAGTATAAGAGTGGATCCTTTGTCAGGACATAACTGA
- the LOC129903858 gene encoding subtilisin-like protease SBT3 — MGLVKVVPFLLILFFLANSASAKRTTYIIHMDKSFMRKAFTSHEQWHSSILETVKLKDPTSESSTNPTRFLYSYDNAFHGFSAVMSEDELQVLEKLPGFVSAYADKMVTLDTTHTFEFLGLNPESGLWPASDYGEDVIVGVIDTGVWPESRSFKDDGMTEIPSRWKGICEPGQEFYASMCNKKLIGVRYFNKGVKAAIPNITISMNSGRDTQGHGTHTSSTVGGNYVKGASFFGYATGTARGVAPRARLAMYKVIWDEGRFASDVLAGMDQAVADGVDVISISMGFNNVPLYEDPIAIASFGAMEKGVLVSASAGNAGVTPGTLHNGIPWLLTTAAGSVDRVLSGKLTLGNGQVITGWSMYPASALVNEYPLIYNESLSSCNSTSISSFNYGIFICENGDFFDQINTIAKSSAPAAIYISDNPNIFESEQFEYPGVVISPEDGAAVISYAKSGANPVASISFQQTFVRSTPAPVVASYTSRGPSPSYQGILKPDIMAPGSLVLASWIPNVYAASIYPDIRLSNEFAMISGTSMACPHSSGIAALLKGAHPEWSPAAIRSAMITGAINIDNTNSPIKDSGLNYSIATPLAMGAGLVNPNFALNPGLIYDATPQDYVNLLCAMKFTRKQILTITRSSTYTCQNASSDLNYPSFIALYTNETTPTLSQKFVRTVTNVGDGPGNYSLNMVVPSNTNISVYPPRLSFSSKYEKLSYTLTVEYSGNKTGEVVFGSLTWVDVIGLHAVTSPIVVAPMIHTW, encoded by the coding sequence ATGGGATTAGTTAAAGTGGTGCCTTTTCTTCTTATATTGTTCTTCTTAGCTAATTCAGCCTCAGCAAAAAGAACCACTTACATTATCCATATGGACAAGTCATTCATGCGCAAGGCTTTTACTAGTCATGAGCAATGGCACTCTTCAATTCTTGAAACTGTCAAGTTGAAAGacccaacaagtgaaagttctACAAATCCGACAAGGTTTCTTTATTCATACGACAATGCATTTCATGGATTCAGTGCTGTTATGTCTGAGGATGAATTGCAAGTTCTTGAAAAGTTGCCTGGTTTTGTCTCGGCTTATGCTGATAAAATGGTCACTCTTGACACAACTCACACGTTTGAGTTTCTCGGACTGAATCCCGAGTCAGGACTGTGGCCAGCTTCTGATTATGGCGAAGACGTGATTGTTGGTGTCATTGATACTGGAGTATGGCCAGAGAGTCGAAGTTTCAAGGACGATGGAATGACTGAAATTCCTTCAAGATGGAAAGGTATATGTGAGCCTGGACAAGAATTTTATGCTTCAATGTGTAACAAGAAGTTAATTGGTGTTCGATACTTCAACAAAGGAGTTAAAGCTGCAATTCCTAATATCACAATTAGTATGAATTCAGGCAGGGATACACAAGGTCATGGCACGCATACTTCATCAACCGTTGGTGGAAATTATGTCAAGGGTGCTTCATTTTTTGGCTATGCAACTGGCACTGCAAGAGGTGTCGCGCCACGTGCTAGGCTTGCTATGTATAAGGTCATATGGGATGAAGGACGCTTCGCTTCTGATGTGCTTGCTGGTATGGATCAAGCTGTTGCTGATGGCGTTGATGTAATATCCATTTCTATGGGATTTAATAATGTTCCATTGTATGAAGACCCTATTGCCATAGCTTCATTTGGTGCCATGGAAAAAGGTGTTCTTGTTTCCGCTTCAGCAGGAAATGCAGGTGTCACTCCTGGAACACTCCACAATGGAATCCCCTGGCTCTTGACTACTGCTGCTGGCTCTGTTGATCGCGTCCTTTCTGGGAAATTGACTCTTGGAAATGGACAAGTGATCACTGGATGGTCAATGTATCCTGCTAGCGCCCTTGTCAACGAGTACCCACTAATCTACAACGAATCATTATCGAGTTGCAATTCAACTTCCATATCCAGCTTCAATTATGGAATCTTCATATGCGAAAATGGAGATTTCTTCGATCAAATAAATACCATTGCTAAATCCTCTGCCCCAGCTGCTATATATATCTCTGACAATCCGAACATTTTCGAAAGTGAACAGTTTGAATATCCTGGTGTTGTTATCAGCCCTGAAGATGGTGCAGCTGTAATCAGTTATGCTAAATCTGGTGCAAATCCTGTTGCCAGCATTAGCTTCCAACAGACATTTGTGAGATCAACACCAGCACCCGTCGTTGCATCTTACACATCACGAGGCCCTTCACCGAGCTATCAAGGAATCTTGAAGCCAGACATAATGGCACCAGGGTCATTAGTCTTAGCATCCTGGATTCCCAATGTTTATGCAGCTTCAATATATCCGGATATCAGATTGAGCAATGAATTCGCGATGATTTCAGGAACATCCATGGCTTGTCCACATTCCTCTGGCATTGCTGCACTTCTTAAAGGCGCACATCCTGAATGGAGTCCAGCAGCAATCCGATCTGCAATGATCACTGGTGCCATCAACATTGACAACACAAATTCTCCTATCAAAGATTCAGGCCTAAACTACAGTATTGCGACTCCTCTGGCTATGGGAGCAGGGCTAGTTAATCCAAACTTCGCCCTGAATCCAGGCCTTATCTATGATGCCACACCACAAGACTACGTAAACCTTTTATGCGCCATGAAATTCACTCGCAAGCAAATATTGACGATCACAAGATCATCAACCTACACTTGTCAAAATGCATCTTCTGATCTTAACTACCCATCATTCATCGCGCTATACACAAATGAAACTACACCAACACTGAGCCAGAAGTTCGTAAGGACAGTGACAAACGTTGGCGATGGTCCTGGTAACTATTCTTTAAATATGGTCGTGCCATCGAACACAAACATTAGTGTTTATCCTCCAAGATTGTCCTTCAGCAGCAAATATGAGAAGCTAAGTTATACATTGACAGTTGAATATAGCGGTAACAAAACTGGAGAAGTTGTATTCGGATCGCTAACTTGGGTGGATGTAATTGGTCTCCATGCTGTAACAAGTCCAATTGTGGTTGCACCAATGATCCATACTTGGTAA